The Watersipora subatra chromosome 1, tzWatSuba1.1, whole genome shotgun sequence genome has a window encoding:
- the LOC137400191 gene encoding dentin sialophosphoprotein-like — protein MKLAIVVLFCFLALASTAPAADDYGTKGLAAAGSAAAGSSGGGAAGGGSASAGGDDASVGASADDDADDDSGVSADASGADDSGDGNDSGDGGDDSGDGGDDSGDGDDSGDGGDDDSGDGGDSGDGGDDSGDGNDSGDGDDSGDGGDDSGDGDDSGDGDDDSGDGDDSGDGGDDSGDGDDSGDGGDDSGDVDGNGGGKNAGGDGYGNGDGGANGDDGSDDGSNDGSDDGSDDGSDDGSDDGSDDGSDDGSDDGSDDGSDDGSDDGSDDGSDDGSDDGSDDGSVDNSDYGSYDDGSDDGSDGYGDDNSDDGSDNGSDDGSDDGSDDGSDDGSDDGSDDGSDDGGDDGSDGYGDGSDDGSDDGSDDGSDDSSDDGSDDSSDDGSDDSSDDGSDDGSDDGSDDGSDDGSDDGSDDGSDDGSDDGSDDGSDDGSDDGSDDGSDDGSDDGSDDGSDDGSDDGSDDGSDDGSDDGSDDGSDDGSDDGSDDGSDDGSDDGSDDGSDDGSDDGSDGYGDDNSDDGSDDGSDDGSDDGSDDSSDDGSDDGSDGYGDGSDDGSDDGSDDGSDDSSDDGSDDSSDDGSDDSSDDGSDDSSDDGSDDGSNGYGDGSDDSSDDSSDDSSADGSDDSSDDSSDDGSNGYGDGSDDDSSDDDSDDSDDSDDSDDSSDDDSSDDDSSNDDSSDDDSDDDNSDDDSDGDSGHGYGKGGSDDGSSDDGSSDDGSSDDGSSDDGSSDDGSSDDSDDDSSDDSSDGSDDDSSDDSSDDSSADSDDGSDDGSDDGSDDGSDDGYGDNGSDSGDDSSDGSSDGSSDGSSDSDSYGSDDGSDDGSDDYSAHDYSDDGSDDDSNGGSDDDSDSADYSDGDSDDSENGSDDNSDDNSDDNSDDNNDNGADSGEGNAGDAADDVLQTYGLSMNDDELDKLLKDAGIGGLAGLYGNTAPLATGLVSLLLAAVAAQTGSQLHSNNNMKIAIVVLFCFLALASAAPAADDYGTKGLAAAGSAGKGGDNSGDKSVATDSGDGSAGDDSGADASAADGDDGGADGGDDASAAGDDDGGADGGDDASAAGDDDGADGGDDASAAGDDGGADGGDDASADAGDDGGADGGDDASAAGGDDASADGGDDASAADGDDASADGGDGYGSNGDDSNGDDSNGDDSNGDDSNGDDSNGDDSNGDDSNGDDSNGDDSNGDGSNGDGYGNGKDGDSGDDSGDDSGDDSGDDSGDDSGDDSGDDSGDDSGDDSGDDSGDDSGDDSGDDSGDDSGDDSGDDSGDDSGDDSGDDSHGDDSNGDGYGNGDSGDDSDDSSDDSSDDSSDDYSDDYSDDYSDDYSDDYSDDDSSSSSDDDSGSSSDDDSGSSSDDDSGSSSDDDSGSSSDNSDDYSDDYSDDGSDDGSSDDSDGDSGDDSGDDSAGGDGSGKGLGGLSLDDAELEKMLKEAGLEGLLSMYGSSATTSTGVISLLLSAVAAALFL, from the exons ATGAAGCTCGCAATTGTGGTTCTCTTCTGCTTCTTGGCACTAGCATCTACTGCTCCGGCAGCTGATGATTATGGTACCAAGGGATTAGCTGCTGCAGGTTCAGCAGCGGCAGGCTCATCTGGAGGAGGAGCTGCTGGAGGAGGATCAGCAAGTGCAGGAGGAGATGATGCTTCTGTCGGGGCATCAG CTGATGATGATGCCGATGATGACTCAGGAGTAAGTGCAGATGCTAGTGGAGCAGATGATAGTGGAGATGGCAATGACAGCGGCGATGGTGGTGACGACAGTGGAGATGGCGGTGATGATAGCGGAGATGGTGACGACAGTGGAGATGGTGGTGACGACGACAGCGGTGATGGTGGTGACAGCGGAGATGGTGGTGACGATAGCGGTGATGGTAACGACAGCGGTGATGGTGACGACAGCGGAGATGGTGGTGACGACAGCGGAGATGGCGATGACAGCGGAGACGGTGATGACGATAGTGGAGATGGTGACGACAGCGGAGATGGTGGTGATGACAGCGGTGATGGTGACGACAGCGGAGATGGTGGTGATGACAGCGGAGATGTTGATGGCAATGGTGGTGGTAAAAATGCAGGAGGTGATGGCTATGGAAATGGAGATGGCGGTGCCAATGGAGATGATGGATCTGATGATGGCAGCAATGATGGCAGTGATGATGGATCTGATGATGGATCTGATGATGGCAGCGATGATGGATCTGATGATGGATCTGATGATGGCAGCGATGATGGATCTGATGATGGCAGCGATGATGGCAGCGATGATGGCAGCGATGATGGATCTGATGATGGCAGTGATGATGGATCTGATGACGGTAGTGTGGACAACAGTGATTATGGCAGTTATGATGACGGTAGTGATGATGGCAGTGATGGATATGGAGATGACAATAGTGATGATGGCAGTGATAATGGCAGCGACGATGGCAGCGATGATGGCAGTGACGATGGCAGTGATGATGGCAGCGATGATGGCAGTGATGATGGAAGCGATGATGGCGGCGATGATGGAAGTGACGGCTATGGAGATGGCAGCGATGATGGCAGTGATGATGGCAGTGATGATGGCAGTGATGATAGCAGTGATGATGGCAGCGATGACAGTAGTGATGATGGCAGCGATGACAGCAGTGATGATGGCAGCGATGACGGCAGCGATGACGGCAGCGATGACGGCAGCGATGACGGCAGCGATGACGGCAGCGATGACGGCAGCGATGACGGCAGCGATGACGGCAGCGATGACGGCAGCGATGACGGCAGCGATGACGGCAGCGATGACGGCAGCGATGACGGCAGCGATGACGGCAGCGATGACGGCAGCGATGACGGCAGCGATGACGGCAGCGATGACGGCAGCGATGACGGCAGCGATGACGGCAGCGATGACGGCAGCGATGACGGCAGCGATGACGGCAGCGATGACGGCAGCGATGACGGCAGCGATGACGGCAGCGATGACGGCAGCGATGACGGCAGCGATGATGGCAGTGATGGTTATGGAGATGATAATAGCGATGATGGCAGTGATGATGGAAGCGATGATGGCAGCGATGATGGCAGCGATGACAGCAGTGATGATGGCAGCGATGATGGAAGTGATGGCTATGGAGATGGCAGCGATGATGGCAGTGATGATGGCAGTGATGATGGCAGTGATGATAGCAGTGATGATGGCAGCGATGACAGTAGTGATGATGGCAGCGATGACAGCAGTGATGATGGCAGCGATGACAGCAGTGATGATGGCAGCGATGATGGAAGCAACGGCTATGGAGATGGCAGCGATGATAGCAGTGATGATAGCAGCGATGACAGCAGCGCTGATGGCAGCGATGACAGCAGTGATGACAGCAGTGATGATGGAAGCAACGGCTATGGAGATGGTAGCGACGATGACAGCAGCGATGATGATAGTGATGACAGTGATGACAGTGATGATAGTGATGACAGCAGCGATGATGACAGCAGCGATGATGACAGCAGCAATGATGACAGCAGCGATGATGACAGCGATGATGACAACAGCGATGATGACAGCGATGGTGACAGTGGTCATGGCTATGGCAAGGGTGGCAGTGATGACGGCAGCAGCGATGATGGCAGCAGCGACGATGGCAGCAGTGATGACGGCAGCAGTGATGACGGCAGCAGTGATGACGGAAGCAGTGATGACAGTGATGATGACAGTAGCGATGACAGCAGTGATGGCAGCGATGATGACAGCAGTGATGACAGCAGTGATGACAGCAGTGCCGACAGTGACGATGGCAGCGATGATGGTAGCGATGATGGCAGCGATGATGGCAGCGATGATGGCTATGGTGACAATGGCAGCGACAGCGGTGATGATAGCAGTGATGGCAGCAGTGATGGCAGCAGTGATGGTAGCAGTGATAGTGACAGCTATGGCAGCGACGATGGCAGCGACGATGGCAGTGATGATTATAGTGCTCATGATTATAGCGACGATGGCAGTGATGACGATAGCAATGGTGGCAGTGACGATGATAGCGACAGCGCTGATTACAGTGATGGTGACagtgatgatagtgaaaatggCAGCGATGACAACAGCGATGACAACAGCGATGACAACAGCGACGACAACAATGACAATGGAGCTGACAGCGGAGAAGGCAATGCAGGAg ATGCCGCTGATGATGTGCTGCAAACATATGGTCTTTCCATGAACGATGATGAGTTAGACAAACTGCTCAAGGACGCCGGTATCGGAGGTCTTGCTGGTCTGTACGGCAACACTGCTCCACTCGCTACCGGACTTGTCTCTCTACTACTCGCAGCGGTAGCAGCT CAGACAGGCTCTCAACTTCACAGCAACAACAACATGAAGATCGCAATTGTAGTTCTCTTCTGCTTCTTGGCACTAGCATCTGCTGCTCCTGCAGCTGATGATTATGGTACCAAGGGATTAGCTGCCGCAGGCTCGGCTGGCAAGGGGGGAGATAATAGCGGTGACAAATCAG TTGCAACAGACTCTGGTGATGGTTCAGCAGGAGATGATAGTGGTGCTGATGCCAGCGCTGCCGATGGTGATGATGGCGGTGCTGATGGAGGTGATGATGCTAGCGCTGCCGGTGATGATGATGGCGGTGCTGATGGTGGTGATGATGCTAGTGCTGCCGGTGATGATGACGGTGCTGACGGTGGTGATGATGCTAGCGCTGCCGGTGATGATGGTGGTGCTGATGGTGGTGATGATGCTAGCGCTGATGCCGGAGATGATGGCGGTGCTGATGGTGGTGACGATGCTAGCGCTGCCGGTGGTGATGATGCTAGCGCCGATGGTGGTGATGATGCTAGCGCTGCCGATGGTGATGATGCCAGCGCCGATGGTGGTGATGGTTATGGTAGCAATGGAGATGATAGCAATGGAGATGATAGCAATGGAGATGATAGCAATGGAGATGATAGCAATGGAGATGATAGCAATGGAGATGATAGCAATGGAGATGATAGCAATGGAGATGATAGCAATGGAGATGACAGCAATGGTGATGGTAGCAATGGTGATGGCTATGGAAATGGCAAAGATGGTGACAGCGGTGACGACAGCGGTGACGACAGCGGTGACGACAGCGGTGATGACAGCGGTGACGACAGCGGTGACGACAGCGGTGACGACAGCGGTGATGACAGCGGTGACGACAGCGGTGATGACAGCGGTGACGACAGCGGTGATGACAGCGGTGATGACAGTGGTGATGACAGCGGTGACGACAGCGGTGATGACAGCGGTGACGACAGTGGTGATGACAGCGGAGATGATAGCCATGGCGATGACAGCAATGGAGATGGCTACGGAAACGGTGACAGTGGTGATGACAGCGATGACAGCAGCGATGACAGCAGCGATGACAGCAGCGATGACTACAGTGATGATTACAGCGATGACTACAGTGATGACTACAGCGATGATTACAGCGATGATGATAGCAGCAGCTCTAGTGATGATGATAGCGGCAGCTCTAGTGATGATGATAGCGGCAGCTCTAGCGACGATGATAGCGGCAGCTCTAGCGATGATGATAGCGGCAGCTCTAGCGATAACAGCGACGACTACAGTGACGACTACAGTGATGATGGCAGTGATGATGGCAGCAGTGATGACAGCGATGGTGATAGTGGAGATGACAGTGGTGACGACAGTGCAGGTGGAGACGGTTCAG GCAAGGGCCTTGGAGGTCTGTCATTGGACGATGCCGAGCTAGAAAAGATGTTAAAGGAAGCTGGTTTGGAAGGACTACTGAGCATGTACGGTTCCTCAGCAACTACCTCCACCGGAGTGATCTCTCTGCTGCTCAGTGCAGTCGCAGCAGCACTTTTCTTATAA